GAGCAGGGCGCGCAGATTGTCACGGGCGGCGAGCGGCTGGGTGGCGACCTGGCAAATGGTTACTTCCTGCCCCCCACTATTTTCACACACCAGGACGATTCCCTGGCGCTGGTGCAGGAAGAAATCTTCGGCCCCGTCGTGGCCGTCACCCCATTTGCGTCCTGGGAGGAGCTGGTGAGCCGCGCCAATCAGACCCGCTATGGTCTGGCGGCGGGTGTGTGGACGCAGGACGTGAGCAAAGCGCACCGGTACGCGCAGGCGGTCCAGGCAGGCACGGTGTGGGTGAACAACTACGGCCTCTTCGACGCCGCCGCCCCCTTTGGCGGCTACAAGGAAAGTGGCTTTGGCCGCGAAATGGGCAAGGACGCGCTGGAACTGTACACGCAGACCAAAACCGTCTGGGTTAACTTATAATGTCTGAGTTCACTGAAAAAACCGGGTTTTTCGAGTGTCCGGCCGGTTCATGTGTAAAAACCCGGTTTTTGGCCTTTTTTCAGTAGAGTCAATGTCTGTGATTCTACATTCTGTCCTGTTTTTATGGGACAAATGCGCGTGATAAAATGGATAGAGATGAACGGATGCGCATGTATACGAGTCATCAATGAAGGGGAGTTGATAAGAGGCATGAATCTGAGGAGGTAGATAATGGGACAACCATTGACAATCACCCAACTCGACAGGATGGCCACTGAGTGGATTGAGCGTGAAGCCCAACGCACGGGTATGCCTGTGGAGTTTGTTGTCCGTCAGCTTATCTATCGCGGTCTTGAGGTAGAGCGCCAACGAGCGGGGCAACAACGCTATCATGATCTGGACGCACTTGCCGGCACGTGGGGTGCGGAAGAAGCTGACGAATTCCGTCGCGCCATCGCCTACTTTGACCAGATTGACGAGGTCCTATGGCCGTAAACGACATCTTGCTTGATACGAATGCTTATACGGCTTTCAAGCAAGGACATCCCGATGCTGTAGAGATTGTGCAGAGGGCAACCCGCCTTGCCCTTTGCAGCATTGTTCTGGGCGAACTGCTCGCTGGTTTTGCCATCGGCTCACGCGAAGCGAAAAACCAGGCAGAACTGCGGCAATTTCTGCGGTCAGAGCGCGTTCATATCCTGACAGTGGATGAAGGAACTGCAGCTTTTTATGCGGCTGTGTATCGTGGCTTACGCGTCAAAGGTCACCCTATTCCCACAAATGACATGTGGATCGCTGCCGCCGCACTCCAGCACGGCTGGCCTCTCTATAGTTACGATGGGCACTTTCAGTACGTTGATGGCTTGACGGTTGGGGCAAAGCCGTCAGAACTTTTGCTATCGTAGTACACTCAAAATGCGTTCGGAGCCGTCGGGTAGCGTGTGGATGCAGGACGTGAGCAAAGCGCACCGTTATGCGCAGGCGGTCCAGGCGGGCACGGTGTGGGTCAACAACTACGGCCTCTTCGACGCCGCCGCCCCCTTCGGCGGCTACAAGGAAAGTGGCTTTGGCCGCGAAATGGGCAAGGATGCCCTGGAACTGTACGCGCAGGTGAAAACCGTCTGGGTTAACTTATAAATAGCCAACTACTTTTAGTTTCCGGCCAGGGACGCCGCTCCTCCGAGGAACGGCGTTCCTCAACCGCTGACAAATAACATTTCGCCTGGTTTTGTGGGGCCGCTGCGCATGATAAAGCTGACGAATTCCGTCGCGGCGTCGCCGACCTCGACTAGATTGACGAGGTTCTGTTGAAAAACCCAACGAGGTGAGCCAGAGCATAATTGCTGCTTGTTGGGTGCAAACATGGAAGGCAAAGTGATGCTATTGCATCGCTGACAGATGGCGGGGGGACGCCATGAGGTGGCGTTCGATGTGGGGGTGGGGGGATTTGTTCCATATCCTGATGGGGCGGGATAGGTCAAGCAATGGCGACTGTGATCATCGTGCTATCAGTTCCCGGAAAGATTGCCCGATGTATATCTTTTCTCGTTGTGTTCCTGGAGGATTATGTCGAATCTTCACGCGGACCTGACGCCATATTTGGAGATAAATGCGCTGCTGCAAATGCTGCTGGATGAGGTCCGGGCCGTGTTGGCGGCGGAGTTTGTGGGGTTGTATGTGCATGGGTCGCTGGCGAGTGGCGATTTCGCGCCGGGGCGCAGCGACGTGGATTTCGTGGTGGTGACAAAAGGGGCGTTGCCGGAGGAGGTGCTGCCGGCATTGGCGGCCATGCACCAACGTCTGCGCGTCAATGGCGGAAAGTGGGCGGCAAAAATGGAAGGCTCTTACATCCCCCGCGCGGCGCTGCGCCGCCACGATCCCGCCCACAGCCACTTCCCCGCGCTGCGCATGGATGGCAGTTTCGATGTAGACGAACATGGCAGCGACTGGATCATCCAGCGCCACATTCTGCGCCAGCATGGCCTTGCCCTGGCGGGGCCGTCGCCACGAACGTTGATTGATCCCGTGCCGGCAGAATCGCTGCGCCAGGCTGCCTGGGGAATTCTGGATACCTGGTGGCGGGCCAAACTGGACGACCCCGCCTTGCTGCGCACCACCGAATACCAATCCTACGCTGTGCTGACCATGTGCCGCGCCTTGTACACCATGCGGCACGGGCAGGTTGTCTCCAAAACGGCCGCCGCGGATTGGGCGCGGGCGCACCTGGAAACCCGCTGGCACGCGCTCATTGCCTGGGCCTTGGCCTGGCCAGACGACGACTCGGTGGACCATTTTGCGGACACGCTGGCCTTCGTCGCCGCGACGCTCCAGGCGGGCGACCAAGTGCGCTAGTTTTTAGATTGGTTCATTCTCCAAGAATGAACCAATCTAGTCAGGCTCAGGGTGAGGGGGATGCCGGCATTCCTGCAAAGTAGGCGCGCATGACCTGTGTGTGCAAGGGGAACGCCAGCTCCGTGGGCGCCATCATGATCAGGCGTTCCGGGGATTCGGGCGTGGGCGTGAAGGGGGGCAGGGGACCGCGCCAGGGAGCGGCCAGGCCAAAGATCAGGAGCGTGCCGTCGGGGGCGCTGTGGACCTGGAAGGGTTGGATCGCGTCCGGATCAAGCGTGATGCGCGTCTCTTCGGCCAGTTCGCGCGCGGCGGCTTGTTGCCAGGTTTCACCCCATTCTATGTAGCCGCCGGGGAGGGCGAGTTTGCCGGCATGGGGCATCACCCCCCGCCGCACCACCACCAGTCCGGAAAATGCCGGCAGCAGCACCACCACCACCGGAATCGGATTGCGGAAAGTCAGATTGTCGCAATTCCCACACCGTCGCGGCCATTGCTGGTCCACAAAACGCTCCCCGCAGTACGAGCAGAACCCATCCTTCATCCATAAAATACGCATTTACTCCTCGCTTGCCGCCATTTATTACGGGTGATGCGCGACATGACGCAGTTTGTCATAAGATCGTTGCATAAATAGTTGCGCAAGGTTATACTGTTGTTAGCAGGTTTTCAGGCCGGCGTAACTTCCATATACTTTTGGTGTTGCGCATCTCTCTATTTGCAAGCCTGCGTACACCCTTCCGGATCAAGAGCGTTCGCGTCATGTGCGGCACGCCCATACTTTAGTCCAAGCCTAAGCCCCGAACAACATTTGTGATGTGGTTGGTACGCAGAGTCCCATCATTGTTCACCAACCACTGATCGCCCCTATCGTAGGAGGACACATGATCCCACCGAGTACTGAAAAACCCTGGTTGAAGCAGTACGATCCGGGTGTTCCACAGCACCTGGACATCCCCGACCACACCATCCAGGATTTTTTGACCCAGGCCGCGCAAAACCACCCCGACAAACCGGCTATGATCTTCAAGGGGACCCGGATCAACTATCGTCAGTTTGACCAGTTGACGGACGCCGCCGCCGCCGCGCTGGTCGCCAACGGGTTCAAAAAGGGAGACCGCGCCGTCGTTTACATGCCCAACAGCCCGCAATTCCTCATCGCCTATTTTGGCACGTTGAAGGCGGGGGGCATCGTCATTGCCACCAATCCGTTGTACACGGAGCGGGAACTGACGCATCAACTGGCGGACTGCGGTGCGGAGACGGTATTCGTCCTCAGCCGTTTCTATCCGCTGCTGAAACAGGTGCAGAAGGCGGGGCACACCCAGGTGAAGCGGATTATTGTCAGCAACATCAAGGAGTATTTGCCGGTCCATCTCAGACTCCTCTACACCCTGGCCAAAGAGAAAAAAGAAGGGGATCGCGTCGCTCTGGAACCGGGCGACATGACCCTGCCGGACTTTCTGGCCGCGGGCCGGCGCGCCCCCAAACCCACTGTCAAAGTCAACGCAAACGACATTGCCTTGCTGCAATACACCGGCGGCACAACCGGCCTTTCCAAAGGAGCCGTGGGCACGCATGGTAACGTGGTGGCCAACGTCTACATGGCCAAAGCGTGGATCAACAACCTGGTCAAGCCTGGCCAGGAAGTGACCTTGCTGGCGCTGCCCCTGTTCCATGTCTATGGCATGATCGGCGGGATGCACCTGACCATTGCTCTGGCGGGGGCCATGGTCCTTATCCCCAACCCGCGCGAGCAGGAAGACGTTCTCGGCAGTGTCCAGAAGTATCGCGCCACGCTGTTCCCCGGCGTGCCGGCAATGTACGTGGCGATCAACAATAATCCAGACGTGGCTGCCGGCAAATACGACATCAGTTCCATTCGCGTTTGCCTTTCCGGCGCCGCCCCGCTGCTGATGGACACCAAAGAGAAGTTCGAGCAGTTGACGGGCGCGACCTTAGTGGAAGCATTTGGCCTCTCGGAGGCGCTGGTCGCCACCCACGTAAACCCGCTGCAAGGAGACGTGCGCGCCGGTTCCATCGGCGTGCCCTTGCCCAACGTGGATGCCCGCATCGTCGATCCCGAAGATGGTGAGAAGGTGTTGGGTCCCAACGAGGTGGGCGAACTGGTGATCAAAAGCCCCAGCGTGATGCAGGGGTATTGGCAGATGCCCACGGAGACGGAAAACACACTGCGAGATGGCTGGTTGTTCACGGGCGACATTGCCCGCATGGATGACGATGGCTACTTCTACATTGAAGACCGCAAGAAGGACATGATTATTGCCGGCGGCTACAACATCTATCCACGCGAGGTGGAGGAGGTGTTGATGAATCATCCCGCCGTGAAGGAAGTGGCGGTTGCCGGCATTAAAGACCCCCGACGCGGCGAAACCGTGAAAGCCTGGATTGTCAAGAACGAGGGCGACGCCACCACTGAGCAGGAAATTGTTGAGTGGAGCAAAGGCCAGCTCGCCGCTTACAAATACCCGCGCATGGTGGAGTTCCGCGACGAACTGCCTAAGAGCGCGGCGCTCAAGGTCCTCAAGCGCGAACTCGTGCGCCAGCATCAAGAGAAAGTGACGGCGTGAAAAACAACAAAAACCGGGTTTTTTCAAAAAACCCGGTTTTTACGCCGGCAGACTGAAGGCAAAGGTACTCCCTTTGCCTTCACTACTTTCCAGCCAGATGCGTCCCCGGTGCGCGTCTATGATGCTTCTGGCGATGGCTAACCCCAATCCCGTGCCGCTGATGCCGGCAGTTGCCTCACTCCGCACCCGATAAAACTTCTCAAACACATGTGGCTGGCTCGTCGCCGGAATGCCAATCCCATTATCCCGCACCTGCGTCACCACCACCGCCCCATTCGTCTCAATCGTCACCGTCACCGCCCCGCCCGCCGGCGTATACTTGATCGCATTCTCAATCAAGTTCATCAACACCTGCCGCAGCCGTTGGCTATCCCCTGACACGTTCACCCTGTCCGCCGCCTCCAGCGTCAACTCAATATGTTTCGCCATCGCCCGCGGATACAGATCGGCCATCACCGCCCGTGCCAACCCCGCCAGGTCCAGCGGCGCAATCTTCAACCCCAGGCGCGCCTCAATCTGCCCCAAATCCAGCAAATCGCTCACCAGTGCATCCATGAAGTAGGACGTATCCAGAATCCGCCGACTCAAATCCTGCTGCTGCGCATTCAGCTCGCCCGACTTCGTCAGCAATTCGGTCGCCAGAATGATGCTGGAAATGGGATTTTTTAGATCGTGCGACACTGCCTGCACAAACTCGCTCTTCATCCGCTCCAACTCTTTTAGCAACGTGATGTCGCGCAAAATCGCCGCCCGCCCCACCTTTTCGCCCAATGGGGTCGTTACGTCGATCAGGCTGGCCTGGGCCACGCGCCCATCTAGTAGTTCGATCTCCGCCGTTGTCTCCTCACCCGGCGCCACCAGCAGCTCGCGTAGCTGTGGCTGTGTGACCACGGTTGCGGCGGGGTGGCCTATCATCGCTTGCGTCTCCTGTCGCAGCGCCTCCCCCATCGCCGGATTCGCCAGCAAGACAATTCCCTCCGCGCCTACGACGATAACGGCATCCTTGCTGCTCCCCAGCACGGCCGCCAACACGCTGCGTTCATCCGCCACCGATTGGTACAGATGGGCGCTTTCCAGCGCCGTGGAAAGGCCCGCCGCCAACAACGTGCCAATCTGCAAATCATCCAGATCGTACACAACCGGAGGTTGCGCCGCGAAATAGAGCGCCCCCAGCACGCGCTCCCCCTGGCGCAGGGGCACAACCAGCATGGAACGCAAATTCAGGCGCAAGGCGTTCCCTTCCAGGTCGGGGCAGTTGTGTGGATGTTGGCTGATATCGTCGCAGAGCGTGGTGCGCCCCGTGCGCATCGTCAGGCCGGCGATCCCTTCGTTCAGGGCAAACGAGCGGGGGGAAATCAAGTTCCCCAGGTCGCCTAAAAGCGTATGCACCTGGTAGCTTCTTTCGTCAGGATTGAGCAAGCAGACGGCCAGGAAGCCGCAAGGAATAACCGTGCCGGCCTGGTCGGCCAACGCCTGAAACTGATGCGAGGGAATGGGCGACGCGGCCAGGTTAATGAGTATCTCGCCCAGGTAGGCGAGTCGTTCGTTGAGTTTCATAATAGTTCCAATATCGTTTGTGGGGCGGGAATGGCGTCCAGCGCGCCTACGACTGTCTCGTGCCGGACGCTCCCTGCTTGTAACTGCTAAGGAACGGAAATTGAATAAGATAACGAAGTTGTTTCCTTACCGTTCCTCCAAACTGACGATGCAATTCCGTACTTTTTTCATCGTCAGTCCTACGGGTTCGCGCGGAATTAACTTCGGACTTTCCAATACATATGGAAATGGGGGCGGCTCGTCCCGGAGGTAAAGGCGGGCGCTGGCGAGGAGGTTGGAGGTGATCTGGATCAGTTCGACGTTATGGACCAGGAGGGTATCAATATGGGTGGCGAATTTGTGCATATGATGCCGGCAAAACGCACACTGAAAGCCACGCGAAAACCAGAGCAGCACCGACCGCCGCTCCCGATAAGCCGCCAATTCCACCACCGGTCCCTGCACCGAAGGCCGCGCAAACCGCGGCGCGGGCTGTCCTACCGGCAAAAGGGAGAAATCAGACTCAGACATTTTCATCCAGCACAATAGCATACCATGTGGCAGCGCATTCGTCCCAGGCAGACGCGCACCCGGCGGCATGTATTTCATTGTATCCAACAATAGACCATCAGCACAACCGCGCCCCACCGCCCCATCCCTCACAAACAAAACCGGCTCCTGATCATTTGGCGAAACCCAGTCATTTCCACAGTCAACCACCAACTATCAACTACCAACCCCCATTACTTGGCATATCCTCGCCAGCCGATGTACCATATTCGCAAACGCACGTCGCCCTGGCACGCCCCACATGCCGACCATCCGTGGCGCGGCGCATGATAAAGCGCCTGCCGCCTGAATTGAAAATATGAGTACACTTAATCCCAATATCCCCACGCCCGAACTGGCCCGCCTGATGACGAGCGCCGCCGCGCAGCGGCAAAACTACGGCGTTGACTTGCTCACGCCGCAGCTTTTGCTGCACACCTTCATGAGCGACCGCGACGCCGCCGCCTATCGCATCCTGCAAGAGCTGGCCCAGAAAGCCGGCTTCAAGTTTGACGAACTGGTGCAGCGCGCCGATGTCATGGCCCGCTACACGCCTGGCCGCGATGCCCGCTTCGATTTCACCGATGATTTTGGCAAGCAAGTGCCCCTTTCCGAAGAAATGCTCGTCGTGCTGGACGAGGGGCTGAGCATTGCCCAGGCGCGGGACGAGTTGAAGGTGAACAGCGGACACGCGCTGGCCGCCATGACGGACGTCAAGGTGACGACCTATGGCGCGCTGCAGCGGCTGGGCATCACGCAGCCGGCCGTGCTGGCTCTTTTGGATAACGTTGTGCAGGACAGCGCCCCGCTGATCACGGATTTTTTGGAGCAGGCAAAGCAGGGAGAAGCGGAGCCACTGTTCTCCCGCGAGAAGCTGCTACGCGACCTGTTGACGCTGTTGGCCCTTAGCCAGAAGCGGCACGTTATCCTCGTGGGCGCGGAAGGCGCGGGTAAGCGCACGTTGGTATACTCGCTGGCGCAACTGCTCGCCGAAGGCAAGGGGCCGGATAATTTGCGCTCGGTGGTGCAGATTAACGAGGCGGCGCTGTTGGAGAACCCGCTGGCGGCGCTGCGGGCGGGTTTGCGCCGGGCCAGCGGCGGCATCTTGCTCGTGCCGGGCATTGAGCGTTTCTTCGCCAATCGCCTGCGCGCCCGGTTTCCAGAGCAAGTCAACCGCGATTTGCACAAGGCAATTTTGCAGGGCGAACAGGTGATCATCGGTACGGCAACGGTGGCTGAGTATGATTTGCTGACGCAGGAGGCGCTGGTGCGGGAGCGTATGCACCGCCTGGATGTGCCGCCGGCGTCACGCGAAGAGGCGGGCCAGATTCTGTTGCTGCGTGGACCGCGCCTGGAGGAGGATTATGGGCTGATTATGACGGCGGATGCCCGTGACACCGCCGTATCCCTCGCCGACCAATACCTGAAAGGGGGCGTGCTCCCCTCTTCCGCCATTCAACTCCTCGAACGTGCCTGCGCCCTGGTCAAAATGGTCACCGCCGAACACATGGAAACCCTCTACGAAGTCCCCGCCGATGGTCGCGTAGACAGCGATGATGTGAAAGTGGCTGCCAGCCTCATCAGCAAAATCCCCCTCAACAAGCTGAGCGAAGACGAATCCAGCCGCTACGCCAACATCGTCCAGCACCTGGGCGAGCGCATCATCGGCCAGGAAGAAGCCGTCATGGCCATCAGCCGCGCCGTCAAAACCGCCCGCGTTGGCCTGCGTAGCCCCAAACGCCCCATCGGCTCCTTCCTCTTCCTCGGCCCCAGCGGCGTCGGCAAATCCGAACTGGCCAAAGCCCTGGCGGAATTCATGTTTGGCAGCGAAGAAGCCATGCTCACCCTGGACATGAGCGAATACCAGGAAGAGGCCAGCGTCAACCGCCTCATCGGCGCGCCCCCCGGTTACATCGGCTTCGAAGGCGGCGGCCAACTCACCAACTTCGTGCGCGAACGCCCCTACACAGTCGTCCTCTTTGACGAAGTGGAGAAGGCGCACCAGCGCGTCTTTGACGTGCTGCTGCAAGTGATGGACGAAGGCCGCCTCACCGACAATCAAGGCCGCATCGCCAGCTTCAGCGAAGCCGTGATCATCATGACCAGCAACCTCGGCTCCGAACACCTGCTCGTGCCCGTCATTGGCGAACGAGAACGGGAGCAGGTGATGCGGGAAGTGCGCCACTTCTTCCGCCCCGAATTCCTCAACCGCCTCGACGACGTGATCATCTTCCACCAGCTTAACCAGGTGCAGTTGGCCCTTATCCTTGATCTGATGCTAAAAAAGGAGTTTCAACTGGCGAGCCAGCAAGGGCTGCAACTCAATTTGACCCCCGCCGCGAAGGCGTGGTTGCTGGCCCAAAATGACCAGCCGGAATTCGGCGCGCGTCCGCTGCGGCGCATCATCGCCCGCCACTTGCGCGAACCGCTGGCCGACTTCCTTCTGCGCGGCAGCGGCGGCAAAGCCGCCCACGTGCGCGTAGACGCCAACGCCAATGGCCTCACGTTCGATATGCAACCCTGAGTTGGCGGCAATTCTCAATTCGGAACCCCATTGGCGTAGGGTGGCAGGATGGCGTGGATTCCGCCTTTCCCGGCGGGCGGCCTTTTTCCCGCACCATCTCGCCTGATTGCGACGCAGGGCGGCAAGACAGGCGGGAGATAGGGCGGCGGTCACTATCCAGGTGATGTCCCGCCTGTCCTGCCCCTACACGAGCCTTTGCAAAACAGGAATTGCCGCCGAGTTGGTTCAGTGTCGAGGCTAATGGCCGACAAATT
The Ardenticatenales bacterium genome window above contains:
- a CDS encoding type II toxin-antitoxin system VapC family toxin: MAVNDILLDTNAYTAFKQGHPDAVEIVQRATRLALCSIVLGELLAGFAIGSREAKNQAELRQFLRSERVHILTVDEGTAAFYAAVYRGLRVKGHPIPTNDMWIAAAALQHGWPLYSYDGHFQYVDGLTVGAKPSELLLS
- a CDS encoding aldehyde dehydrogenase family protein, whose protein sequence is MRSEPSGSVWMQDVSKAHRYAQAVQAGTVWVNNYGLFDAAAPFGGYKESGFGREMGKDALELYAQVKTVWVNL
- a CDS encoding DUF4111 domain-containing protein, whose translation is MSNLHADLTPYLEINALLQMLLDEVRAVLAAEFVGLYVHGSLASGDFAPGRSDVDFVVVTKGALPEEVLPALAAMHQRLRVNGGKWAAKMEGSYIPRAALRRHDPAHSHFPALRMDGSFDVDEHGSDWIIQRHILRQHGLALAGPSPRTLIDPVPAESLRQAAWGILDTWWRAKLDDPALLRTTEYQSYAVLTMCRALYTMRHGQVVSKTAAADWARAHLETRWHALIAWALAWPDDDSVDHFADTLAFVAATLQAGDQVR
- a CDS encoding NUDIX domain-containing protein produces the protein MKDGFCSYCGERFVDQQWPRRCGNCDNLTFRNPIPVVVVLLPAFSGLVVVRRGVMPHAGKLALPGGYIEWGETWQQAAARELAEETRITLDPDAIQPFQVHSAPDGTLLIFGLAAPWRGPLPPFTPTPESPERLIMMAPTELAFPLHTQVMRAYFAGMPASPSP
- a CDS encoding long-chain fatty acid--CoA ligase, encoding MIPPSTEKPWLKQYDPGVPQHLDIPDHTIQDFLTQAAQNHPDKPAMIFKGTRINYRQFDQLTDAAAAALVANGFKKGDRAVVYMPNSPQFLIAYFGTLKAGGIVIATNPLYTERELTHQLADCGAETVFVLSRFYPLLKQVQKAGHTQVKRIIVSNIKEYLPVHLRLLYTLAKEKKEGDRVALEPGDMTLPDFLAAGRRAPKPTVKVNANDIALLQYTGGTTGLSKGAVGTHGNVVANVYMAKAWINNLVKPGQEVTLLALPLFHVYGMIGGMHLTIALAGAMVLIPNPREQEDVLGSVQKYRATLFPGVPAMYVAINNNPDVAAGKYDISSIRVCLSGAAPLLMDTKEKFEQLTGATLVEAFGLSEALVATHVNPLQGDVRAGSIGVPLPNVDARIVDPEDGEKVLGPNEVGELVIKSPSVMQGYWQMPTETENTLRDGWLFTGDIARMDDDGYFYIEDRKKDMIIAGGYNIYPREVEEVLMNHPAVKEVAVAGIKDPRRGETVKAWIVKNEGDATTEQEIVEWSKGQLAAYKYPRMVEFRDELPKSAALKVLKRELVRQHQEKVTA
- a CDS encoding GAF domain-containing protein produces the protein MKLNERLAYLGEILINLAASPIPSHQFQALADQAGTVIPCGFLAVCLLNPDERSYQVHTLLGDLGNLISPRSFALNEGIAGLTMRTGRTTLCDDISQHPHNCPDLEGNALRLNLRSMLVVPLRQGERVLGALYFAAQPPVVYDLDDLQIGTLLAAGLSTALESAHLYQSVADERSVLAAVLGSSKDAVIVVGAEGIVLLANPAMGEALRQETQAMIGHPAATVVTQPQLRELLVAPGEETTAEIELLDGRVAQASLIDVTTPLGEKVGRAAILRDITLLKELERMKSEFVQAVSHDLKNPISSIILATELLTKSGELNAQQQDLSRRILDTSYFMDALVSDLLDLGQIEARLGLKIAPLDLAGLARAVMADLYPRAMAKHIELTLEAADRVNVSGDSQRLRQVLMNLIENAIKYTPAGGAVTVTIETNGAVVVTQVRDNGIGIPATSQPHVFEKFYRVRSEATAGISGTGLGLAIARSIIDAHRGRIWLESSEGKGSTFAFSLPA
- a CDS encoding redoxin domain-containing protein, whose protein sequence is MSESDFSLLPVGQPAPRFARPSVQGPVVELAAYRERRSVLLWFSRGFQCAFCRHHMHKFATHIDTLLVHNVELIQITSNLLASARLYLRDEPPPFPYVLESPKLIPREPVGLTMKKVRNCIVSLEER
- a CDS encoding ATP-dependent Clp protease ATP-binding subunit, with translation MSTLNPNIPTPELARLMTSAAAQRQNYGVDLLTPQLLLHTFMSDRDAAAYRILQELAQKAGFKFDELVQRADVMARYTPGRDARFDFTDDFGKQVPLSEEMLVVLDEGLSIAQARDELKVNSGHALAAMTDVKVTTYGALQRLGITQPAVLALLDNVVQDSAPLITDFLEQAKQGEAEPLFSREKLLRDLLTLLALSQKRHVILVGAEGAGKRTLVYSLAQLLAEGKGPDNLRSVVQINEAALLENPLAALRAGLRRASGGILLVPGIERFFANRLRARFPEQVNRDLHKAILQGEQVIIGTATVAEYDLLTQEALVRERMHRLDVPPASREEAGQILLLRGPRLEEDYGLIMTADARDTAVSLADQYLKGGVLPSSAIQLLERACALVKMVTAEHMETLYEVPADGRVDSDDVKVAASLISKIPLNKLSEDESSRYANIVQHLGERIIGQEEAVMAISRAVKTARVGLRSPKRPIGSFLFLGPSGVGKSELAKALAEFMFGSEEAMLTLDMSEYQEEASVNRLIGAPPGYIGFEGGGQLTNFVRERPYTVVLFDEVEKAHQRVFDVLLQVMDEGRLTDNQGRIASFSEAVIIMTSNLGSEHLLVPVIGEREREQVMREVRHFFRPEFLNRLDDVIIFHQLNQVQLALILDLMLKKEFQLASQQGLQLNLTPAAKAWLLAQNDQPEFGARPLRRIIARHLREPLADFLLRGSGGKAAHVRVDANANGLTFDMQP